One genomic window of Trichomycterus rosablanca isolate fTriRos1 chromosome 1, fTriRos1.hap1, whole genome shotgun sequence includes the following:
- the avpr1aa gene encoding arginine vasopressin receptor 1Aa, producing MNLSANETNPFGRNEEVAKLEITVLSLTLVVAVAGNLSVLAAMCKSKRKPSRMHLFIKHLSLADLVVAFFQVLPQLCWEITFRFYGPDFLCRIVKHLQVLGMFASTYMMVMMTVDRYIAICHPLKTLQQPTHRSYIMIVGTWLGSLVLSTPQYFIFSLSEIQNGSDVYDCWGHFIQPWGIRAYITWITLGIFLVPVIVLIICYSFICRSIWRNFRCKTKKDGVLKNGLIGNSLVSSVSNISRAKLRTVKMTFVIVLAYIVCWAPFFIVQMWSVWDENFLWDDSENTAVTLSALLASLNSCCNPWIYMFFSGHLLQDFTRCFPCCQKRQYSFKKEDSESSLRKSTILTKLPNRSPVCNMGTFKNPEQHTTSTQPTMRHFITSLHSE from the exons ATGAATCTGTCTGCCAACGAGACTAACCCGTTTGGTCGGAATGAGGAGGTGGCCAAGCTGGAGATCACGGTGCTGAGCTTGACTTTAGTGGTGGCAGTCGCCGGCAACCTCAGCGTGCTGGCCGCTATGTGCAAAAGCAAGAGGAAACCATCGCGCATGCACCTGTTCATCAAGCACCTTAGCCTGGCAGACCTGGTGGTGGCTTTTTTCCAGGTGTTACCACAACTGTGCTGGGAAATAACCTTCCGCTTCTACGGGCCGGACTTTCTGTGCCGGATCGTGAAGCACCTGCAGGTGCTGGGGATGTTCGCTTCTACCTacatgatggtgatgatgacgGTGGATCGGTACATTGCCATTTGCCACCCGCTTAAGACCTTGCAGCAGCCCACGCACCGCTCCTACATCATGATCGTGGGCACGTGGCTGGGCAGCCTGGTACTCAGCACCCCACAGTACTTCATCTTCTCTCTCAGCGAGATCCAGAACGGCTCTGACGTCTATGACTGCTGGGGTCACTTCATCCAGCCGTGGGGCATCCGCGCGTACATCACCTGGATCACATTGGGTATCTTCCTCGTCCCAGTAATAGTTCTGATCATATGTTATAGTTTCATATGCCGCAGCATCTGGAGGAACTTTCGGTGCAAGACGAAGAAGGATGGTGTGTTGAAGAACGGGTTGATTGGGAACAGTTTGGTGAGCAGTGTCAGTAACATATCCAGAGCCAAACTCAGGACTGTTAAAATGACTTTTGTCATCGTGTTGGCGTACATCGTGTGCTGGGCACCGTTTTTCATCGTCCAGATGTGGTCAGTTTGGGATGAAAACTTCCTCTGGGACG ATtcagagaacacagcagtgacactgtctGCCTTGCTGGCAAGTCTGAACAGCTGCTGTAACCCCTGGATATatatgttcttcagtggtcatcTCCTGCAGGACTTTACACGTTGCTTTCCCTGTTGTCAGAAAAGACAGTACAGTTTCAAGAAGGAGGATTCAGAAAGCAGTTTAAGGAAGAGTACCATCCTGACCAAGCTCCCCAACCGAAGCCCTGTATGTAATATGGGAACTTTTAAAAATCCTGAGCAACACACTACATCCACTCAGCCTACGATGAGACACTTTATAACATCACTACACTCGGAATAG